The genomic segment CTCTCGACCCCCGCGGGCCCGTCGTCCATCTCTACGGACGGCAGCACATCGATCTGCAACGGATCGCCGGCTCCCTCTGTTGTCCCTGATCTGACTCCCTGCTGACGCTCGCGCCCCCGGGGCGGCGCGTCCTCATCCGGTCGATCAGGAAGGCAACCACGCCATGTCCGCATCCCTGAACCCGTTGCATCTCGCCGTAGCGCTCGACGACGCCGGCTGGCACCCCGCCGCCTGGCGGGAGCCGGGGGCCCGCCCCCGGGACCTGCTCACCGCCGGCTACTGGGCCGACGCCGTCGCCGAGGCCGAGCGCGGGCTGCTGGACTTCGTGACGTTCGAGGACTCCCTCGCCCTCCAGTCCGCCGGCCGCACCGGTCCTGACGACCGCACCGACCAGGTGCGCGGCCGGCTGGACGCGGTTCTCGTCGCGGCCCGGGTCGCCCCGCTGACCACGCACATCGGGCTGGTACCGACCGCGGTCGCCACCCACACCGAGCCGTTCCACCTCTCGAAGGCGATAGCCACCCTCGACTACGTCAGCTCCGGCCGCGCCGGACTACGGGTCCGGGTGTCGGCCCGGCCCGACGAGGCGGCGCACTTCGGGCGCCGTTCCTTCCCGCCGTTCGGCGCCGCGGAGCCGGGTGGGCCGCACGTGCCGGACCTGGTGACCGAGTTGTACGACGAGGCGGCCGACTACGTCGAGGTGGTGCGCCGGCTGTGGGACAGCTGGGAGGACGACGCGGAGATCCGGGAGGTGGCCACCGGCCGGTTCATCGACCGGAACAAGCTGCACTACGCCGACTTCCACGGCCGGCACTTCAGCGTGAAGGGCCCCTCGATCACCCCGCGCCCGCCGCAGGGGCAGCCCGTCGTGACCGCCCTCGCCGACTCGGCCGTGCCGTACCGGCTGGTGGCCCGTGCGGCGGACGTCGGCTACGTCACCGCGCACGACGCCGACGAGGCCCGCACGGTCGTCGCCGCGGTCCGCGCCGAGCAGGAGGCCGCGGGACGGAACGACGACACCGTGCACGTCTTCGGCGACCTGGTGGTCTTCCTCGACGAGCGGCCCGGGGTCGCACGGACGCGCCGGGACCGGCTCGACGCCCTGGCGGGTGAGACCTGGACGAGCGACGCCGAGGTGTTCACCGGAACGCCGTCGCAACTGGCCGATCTGCTCCTGGAACGGCGGCGGGCCGGACTCACCGGCTTCCGGCTGCGCCCCGCCACCATCGGCCGCGACCTGCCGGCGATCACGCGCGGTCTGGTGCCCGAGCTCCAGGCCCGCGGCGCCTTCCGCCGTTCCTACGAGGCCCGGACGCTGCGCGGGCTGCTCGGCCTCCCGCGCCCCGCCAACCGCTATGCCACCGCCGCTACCGCCGTTACCGCCGCCACTGCCGGCATCACCGGTGCCGCCGGCACCGTCGGCGCCTGAGCCGGAGGGATCCGACCGACCATGAGCAAGCCCCTCAAGCAGATCCATCTCGCGGCGCATTTCCCCGGCGTCAACAACACCACCGTGTGGAGCGACCCGGAGGTCGGCAGCCACATCGAGTTCAGCTCGTTCGCGCACTTCGCCCGTACCGCGGAGCGGGCCAGGTTCGACTTCCTGTTCCTCGCCGAGGGCCTGCGGCTGCGCGAACAGGGCGGCGAGATCTACGACCTCGATGTCGTGGGCCGCCCCGACACGTTCACCGTGCTCGCCGCACTCGCCGCGGTGACCGAGCGGATCGGCCTGACCGGCACGATCAACTCCACGTTCAACGAGCCCTACGAGGTCGCCCGCCAGTTCGCCAGCCTCGACCACCTCTCCGGCGGCCGCGCGGCCTGGAACGTCGTCACCTCCTGGGACGCCTTCACCGGCGAGAACTTCCGGCGCGGCGGCTTTCTCGCGCAGGACGACCGCTACTCACGCGCCGAGCAGTTCCTGCGCACCTCATGGGAGCTGTTCGACTCCTGGCAGGACGACGAGATCGTCGCCGACACGGAGTCCGGCCGGTTCCTCCGCGATCCCCGGGCGGGCGAATTCCACCACCGCGACCAGCACTTCGACATCGCCGGCCGGTTCAACGTCCCCCGCAGCCCGCAGGGCCGCCCCGTCATCTTCCAGGCGGGCGACTCCGAGGAGGGACGCGAGTTCGCGGCGGCCACCGCCGACGCGATCTTCAGCCGGCACAGCACCCTCGACGCCGGCCGGGCGTTCTACACCGACGTCAAGGACCGACTCGCGCGCCATCAGCGCACCCGCGACGAGCTGCTGATCCTGCCCGCCGCGACGTTCGTGCTCGGTGACACCGACGCCGAGGCACGCGACCGCGCGCACGACGTCCGCAGGGCGCAGGTCAGCGGGCAGACCGCGATCAAGTACCTGGAACAGCTGTGGAACCGCGACCTGTCGGGCTACGACCCGGACGGTCCGCTGCCCGAGATCGACCCCGACCCGGGCGAACACACGGTCGCGCGGGGCCGGGCCAGCGTGCGGATGTTCCGCGATCCGCTGGCCACCGCGAAGGAATGGCGGCAGAAGGCGGAGGCCGGCGGGCTGTCGATCCGCGAACTCGTGATCGAGACCACCGGCCGCCAGACCTTCGTCGGCTCCCCGTCGACCGTCGCGACCACCATCAATGACTTCGTCCAGGCCGACGCGAGCGACGGCTTCATCCTCGTCCCGCACGTCACCCCGGGCGGACTCGACGCGTTCGCCGACACGGTCGTCCCCCTGCTCCAGGAGCGGGGCGTCTTCCGGCACGACTACGAGGGCAGCACACTCCGCGACCACCTCGGCCTGGACCGGCCACCGGCCAGGAACAGCACCCGGAGCAACGACAGTACGAAGAAGGCGGCGTCGTGACGGAACTTCCTTCGGATCGCGCTCAACGCGGCACCTCCCAGGCCCCGTCCGCGGACCCCTCCCCCGGCGCCTCCCCCGAACTCCGTCCGGGGGGACCCCCAGCGGCGCCCTCCGTACCGCTGTCCGTCCTCGACCTGGCGCCCATCAGCTCCGGTTCCACCGCGGCCCAGGCACTGCGGAACACCGTCGACCTGGCGCAGCGCGCCGAGGCCGCCGGATATCACCGCTACTGGCTGGCCGAACACCACCTCACCACCGGTGTCGCCGGGGTGTCACCGGCCCTGCTGATCCAGCTCGTCGCGGCCGCGACCGAGCGGATCCGGGTCGGCGCCGGCGCGGTCCAGCTGGGCCACCGCACCCCGCTGTCGGTGGTGGAGGAGTTCGGGCTGCTCGACGCCCTGCACCCGGGCCGGATCGACCTCGGCCTGGGCCGCTCGGGTTTTCGCAAGCCCGGCGCCTCCGCGCCCGCACCCGCACCGGGCCCGGCCGCCGCGACGCCGCCCGCCGGGCCCCGCCACACCCCCGAGGGGCTGCTGATCCCCGCGCCCTATGACATCAGCCGGCTCATCGGCTCCCCGCTGCTCGCCCGCTACACCGAGCTCGTCCAGTTCCCGGGCGCCGAACTCCCCGACTACCGCGACCAGGTGGAACAGATCCTGGCGCTGGTGCGCGGCGACTACCTCACCGAGGGCGGTCTCGAGGCCCATGCCGTTCCCGGTGAGGGAGCCGATCTGCAGGTGTGGATCCTGGGCAGCAGCGCCGGGGCGAGCGCCCGCGCCGCCGGCGCGCTCGGGCTGCCCTTCGCGGCGAACTACCACGTCAGCCCGGCCGCGGTACTGGAGGCCGTGGCCGCCTACCGCGAGGCGTTCAAGCCCTCGACGGTGCTGGACCGTCCCCATGTCCTGGTCTCCGCCGACGTGGTGGTGGCCGAGGACGACGACAGCGCGCGCCGGCTCGCGGCCCCGTACGCCCTGTGGGTGCACAGCATCCGCTCGGGCCGGGGCGCGATCCCGTTCCCCACCCCGGAGGAGGCCGCCGGGCACGTGTGGACCGAGGAGCAGCGTGCCCTCGTCGACGACCGGGTGCGGACCCAGTTCACCGGCTCGCCGCAGACGGTCGTCGAGCGGCTGCGGGTCCTGCAACGGGCCACCGGAGCCGACGAGTTGCTCGTCACCACCATCACCCACGACCACCAGGACCGGATCCGCTCCTTCGACCTGCTGGCGCACGCCTGGCAGGACGTGGTCAGCGGCAAGCTCGACGAGGTCGTCGTCTAGCGCCGCGCCGGGCGCGGCGACATGGAGGGGTCAGGGCCGACGGGTCGTGGCCCCTCGTGGCTGTGCTGCCTATGAGCTGCGGTCACAGGATGATCGCCTGTCTGGCTGGCCGTTGCGCGGCGGCCCACGATGGTGGGGCCGGACGGCCCCGACCCCGCCGGAGCCGC from the Streptomyces sp. RKAG293 genome contains:
- a CDS encoding putative leader peptide → MTMRTAPGRVVVGTLDPRGPVVHLYGRQHIDLQRIAGSLCCP
- a CDS encoding LLM class flavin-dependent oxidoreductase — encoded protein: MSASLNPLHLAVALDDAGWHPAAWREPGARPRDLLTAGYWADAVAEAERGLLDFVTFEDSLALQSAGRTGPDDRTDQVRGRLDAVLVAARVAPLTTHIGLVPTAVATHTEPFHLSKAIATLDYVSSGRAGLRVRVSARPDEAAHFGRRSFPPFGAAEPGGPHVPDLVTELYDEAADYVEVVRRLWDSWEDDAEIREVATGRFIDRNKLHYADFHGRHFSVKGPSITPRPPQGQPVVTALADSAVPYRLVARAADVGYVTAHDADEARTVVAAVRAEQEAAGRNDDTVHVFGDLVVFLDERPGVARTRRDRLDALAGETWTSDAEVFTGTPSQLADLLLERRRAGLTGFRLRPATIGRDLPAITRGLVPELQARGAFRRSYEARTLRGLLGLPRPANRYATAATAVTAATAGITGAAGTVGA
- a CDS encoding NtaA/DmoA family FMN-dependent monooxygenase (This protein belongs to a clade of FMN-dependent monooxygenases, within a broader family of flavin-dependent oxidoreductases, the luciferase-like monooxygenase (LMM) family, some of whose members use coenzyme F420 rather than FMN.), giving the protein MSKPLKQIHLAAHFPGVNNTTVWSDPEVGSHIEFSSFAHFARTAERARFDFLFLAEGLRLREQGGEIYDLDVVGRPDTFTVLAALAAVTERIGLTGTINSTFNEPYEVARQFASLDHLSGGRAAWNVVTSWDAFTGENFRRGGFLAQDDRYSRAEQFLRTSWELFDSWQDDEIVADTESGRFLRDPRAGEFHHRDQHFDIAGRFNVPRSPQGRPVIFQAGDSEEGREFAAATADAIFSRHSTLDAGRAFYTDVKDRLARHQRTRDELLILPAATFVLGDTDAEARDRAHDVRRAQVSGQTAIKYLEQLWNRDLSGYDPDGPLPEIDPDPGEHTVARGRASVRMFRDPLATAKEWRQKAEAGGLSIRELVIETTGRQTFVGSPSTVATTINDFVQADASDGFILVPHVTPGGLDAFADTVVPLLQERGVFRHDYEGSTLRDHLGLDRPPARNSTRSNDSTKKAAS
- a CDS encoding LLM class flavin-dependent oxidoreductase, which translates into the protein MSVLDLAPISSGSTAAQALRNTVDLAQRAEAAGYHRYWLAEHHLTTGVAGVSPALLIQLVAAATERIRVGAGAVQLGHRTPLSVVEEFGLLDALHPGRIDLGLGRSGFRKPGASAPAPAPGPAAATPPAGPRHTPEGLLIPAPYDISRLIGSPLLARYTELVQFPGAELPDYRDQVEQILALVRGDYLTEGGLEAHAVPGEGADLQVWILGSSAGASARAAGALGLPFAANYHVSPAAVLEAVAAYREAFKPSTVLDRPHVLVSADVVVAEDDDSARRLAAPYALWVHSIRSGRGAIPFPTPEEAAGHVWTEEQRALVDDRVRTQFTGSPQTVVERLRVLQRATGADELLVTTITHDHQDRIRSFDLLAHAWQDVVSGKLDEVVV